The following proteins come from a genomic window of Miscanthus floridulus cultivar M001 chromosome 2, ASM1932011v1, whole genome shotgun sequence:
- the LOC136518921 gene encoding LOW QUALITY PROTEIN: alcohol dehydrogenase 1-like (The sequence of the model RefSeq protein was modified relative to this genomic sequence to represent the inferred CDS: deleted 1 base in 1 codon), which translates to MATAGKVIKCKAAVAWEAGKPLSIEEVEVAPPQAMEVRVKILFTSLCHTDVYFWEAKGQTPVFPRIFGHEAGGIIESVGEGVTDVAPGDHVLPVFTGECKECPHCKSAESNMCDLLRINTDRGVMIGDGKSRFSINGKPIYHFVGTSTFSEYTVMHVGCVAKINPQAPLDKVCVLSCGISTGLGASINVAKPPKGSTVAIFGLGAVGLAAAEGARIAGASRIIGVDLNPSRFEEARKFGCTEFVNPKDHKKPVQEVLAEMTNGGVDRSVECTGNINAMVQAFECVHDGWGVAVLVGVPHKDAEFKTHPMNFLNERTLKGTFFGNFKPRTDLPNVVELYMKKELEVEKFITHSVPFAEINKAFDLMAKGEGIRCIIRMEN; encoded by the exons ATGGCGACCGCGGGGAAGGTGATCAAGTGCAAAG CTGCAGTGGCATGGGAGGCCGGCAAGCCGCTGTCGATCGAGGAGGTGGAGGTAGCGCCTCCGCAGGCCATGGAGGTGCGCGTCAAGATCCTCTTCACCTCACTCTGCCACACCGACGTCTACTTCTGGGAGGCCAAG GGGCAGACTCCGGTGTTCCCTCGGATCTTTGGTCATGAGGCTGGAGG TATCATAGAGAGTGTTGGAGAGGGTGTGACTGACGTAGCTCCGGGTGACCATGTCCTTCCTGTGTTCACTGGGGAGTGCAAGGAGTGCCCCCACTGCAAGTCGGCAGAGAGCAACATGTGTGATCTGCTCAGGATCAACACTGACCGGGGTGTGATGATTGGTGATGGCAAGTCACGGTTTTCAATCAATGGAAAGCCTATCTACCACTTTGTTGGGACTTCCACCTTCAGCGAGTACACTGTCATGCATGTTGGTTGTGTTGCAAAGATCAACCCTCAGGCTCCACTTGATAAAGTTTGTGTTCTTAGCTGTGGTATTTCTACTG GTCTTGGTGCGTCAATTAATGttgcaaaaccaccaaagggttcGACAGTGGCTATTTTCGGTCTAGGAGCTGTTGGTCTTGCT GCTGCAGAAGGTGCAAGGATTGCTGGAGCGTCAAGGATCATCGGTGTTGACCTGAACCCTAGCAGATTCGAAGAAG CTAGGAAGTTTGGTTGCACTGAATTTGTGAACCCAAAAGACCACAAGAAGCCCGTGCAGGAG GTACTTGCTGAGATGACCAACGGAGGTGTTGACCGCAGTGTGGAATGCACTGGCAACATCAACGCCATGGTCCAAGCATTTGAATGTGTTCATGAT GGCTGGGGTGTTGCTGTGCTAGTGGGTGTGCCACACAAGGATGCTGAGTTCAAGACTCACCCAATGAACTTCCTGAACGAGAGGACCCTGAAG GGAACCTTCTTTGGCAACTTCAAACCACGCACTGATCTGCCAAATGTGGTGGAGCTGTACATGAAAAAG GAGCTGGAGGTGGAGAAGTTCATCACACATAGCGTTCCGTTCGCGGAGATCAACAAGGCGTTCGACCTGATGGCTAAGGGGGAGGGCATCCGCTGCATCATCCGCATGGAGAACTAG
- the LOC136518884 gene encoding uncharacterized protein: protein MSDESPPPPAPPAQAAEKSQPAEQAAGGWGGWGLSIFSEISRSAVEVAKSAIADIQQPLEQETGPGSGEKDQGKEPEGEEEERRKASLDKLEKASEDSILGQGLKAFDSSVETITTGTWQTLGTAWKSGSLFVQKLESSASSLAETIQQGELPAKASAIAPTILETGKSFTAKGMEVLERVGKETMEFIVEETGMEVDKGSNGEGDQQTEEEQFEEVSFDRCFYIYGGPDQLEELEALSSHYALLFNRKKGKLSTEQKTFYDGKLKEIQQIFSLSTNVDEDGPESDKGKKIESANTDTDAEMKKLCESSVSKAAKMAAGFTTALGGLSPNEIIKRTTNRLETIHSEGVHKLSEMCCLAVSQLLVLGKSVISSANKSKNEDDENDVKIDWPEDPISKAKIIRWKAQSISVDMEKVSTSFATGISDVAEAYAAAMQNALADKQDDLPNQKSLQEKVKSISIHLNNDQTSAVSKLQDALRYLAYVVVCASMPSV, encoded by the exons ATGTCCGAcgagtcgccgccgccgccagcgccgccAGCGCAGGCGGCCGAGAAGAGCCAGCCCGCCGAGCAGGCGGCAGGCGGATGGGGCGGATGGGGCCTCTCCATCTTCTCAGAGATCTCCCGCAGC GCGGTGGAGGTTGCTAAGAGTGCCATCGCTGATATTCAGCAACCGCTGGAGCAGGAGACGGGACCCGGTAGTGGCGAGAAGGATCAAGGGAAGGAaccggagggggaggaggaggagcgacgCAAGGCGTCTCTGGACAAGCTGGAGAAGGCCAGTGAGGACTCAATCCTGGGCCAG GGGCTGAAGGCCTTTGATAGCTCGGTGGAGACCATCACGACTGGTACTTGGCAAACTCTTGGGACCGCATGGAAGAGTGGTTCGCTATTTGTTCAAAA ATTGGAAAGTTCAGCTTCAAGCTTGGCCGAAACCATTCAGCAAGGAGAACTGCCTGCCAAAGCATCTGCGATAGCACCAACCATTTTAGAG ACAGGGAAGTCATTTACAGCAAAAGGAATGGAAGTGCTTGAACGTGTTGGAAAGGAAACAATGGAGTTTATTGTCGAAGAAACTGGTATGGAAGTTGATAAAGGTAGTAATGGTGAAGGTGACCAGCAGACAGAAGAGGAACAGTTTGAAGAAGTCTCATTTGACAGATGCTTCTATATTTATGGAGGGCCTGATCAATTAGAG GAGCTGGAAGCATTATCAAGCCACTATGCATTGTTGTTTAATAGGAAAAAGGGAAAACTTAGTACTGAGCAGAAAACATTTTATGATGGAAAGCTTAAAGAAATACAACAGATTTTTAGTCTTAGCACCAATGTTGACGAAGATGGACCAGAATCTGACAAAGGGAAGAAGATTGAATCAGCTAACACTGACACTGATGCTGAGATGAAGAAGTTATGTGAATCCAGTGTTAGCAAGGCTGCTAAGATGGCTGCAGG GTTCACCACTGCCTTGGGTGGGCTTTCTCCAAATGAGATTATCAAACGGACCACTAATAGGCTTGAGACCATTCACTCAGAGGGTGTTCAT AAATTATCAGAGATGTGCTGCCTTGCAGTTTCTCAGCTTCTGGTGCTAGGAAAGTCAGTAATATCTTCTGCCAATAAATCAAAGAATGAAGACGATGAAAATGATGTTAAGATTGATTGGCCTGAAGATCCTATTTCAAAAGCAAAAATAATCAGATGGAAGGCGCAATCCATCTCTGTGGACATGGAAAAGGTGTCTACTAGTTTTGCTACAG GTATCTCGGATGTCGCTGAAGCTTATGCGGCAGCTATGCAAAATGCTCTCGCTGACAAGCAGGATGACCTCCCAAATCAAAAGTCTTTGCAGGAGAAGGTTAAGTCCATATCCATCCATCTTAACAACGATCAGACCAGTGCTGTCAGCAAGCTACAAGACGCTCTGCGGTACCTGGCCTACGTTGTCGTATGCGCTTCAATGCCAAGTGTGTGA